The stretch of DNA ACTCAAAGCTGAGTACTACACAGCCACGAGACATGAACCGTTTCCTGAAATTGAACATATGTCCATTTCGAATGCAGACTGAAGAAGTTAAACAAAGAACTCGGCGTTATCAAAACAATCATGTAAATAGAAAATAAGGGATACAATAATTGTATATTATATTCCCTCTTTgtttttataatgtttatttatacataaataaaatacagttTTATTTGTTACATTTTTTTACATCGAATTTTAATAGTTGCTTATATAATTTAGCGAATTAAGCGATTTAAACAATTGGTATGTTCATATATTTTTTTCGTTTTACTTGTTTTATTCAAACAAAATATAACTATTGTCTAAATGTAGGGCAATGGACAAGAAAGAAATTCTGCAAAATCTCAGTAGTAATTTTCGTACGAATGTTTTTGGAGAAAGCTCGTGTCAACAAACTGAAAACTTGAAAACACCGGTACCTATTAGCTCTCTGGCAAACCAAGCGGTCGTCATTTCAATATATGTGTACAACTTTTACAATTGTCAACCTATCCTTCGCATTGACTGTCAATTTTTTTACATCTTTTTTTCAGGCAGACAAAGTTATACTAATAGAAGGAAAAATAAATCTATCACAAATCCTGATAATTTTGTGTACAATTCCTGCAATAAGTGTAGAAAATCTACGACAGTTGAAAGCGGCTCAAGCTTCAAATGCGTCGCCGGCCAAACAGATCATTATGGCATATCGCAGTCTACGTAAGTCATTCACATCATATATTTTTATTACAGTTAATCTACCTTTCGTTAGATAACATGTGTGCCATTGTCCATGATAATATTTAAACTAGATGTGATCTAAGAATAATTTTTACCGACGACACCGGAGATACACGCATCTCGCTGTTAAACTCCCTAGCTGAACAAGTTCTAAAAAGAAATATCATTGAGCTTGCAACTTTAACGACAGAGGTATTGTCAACTTCTTCTttcaatattatatttttttatattaCGTTTTACTATTCAATATAACATAAGATTTTAAATTTATTATGTACACATATTAGGAACGAAGATCGGTTGTAGATGAAACTCTTACTAGAGTAAAGGACCAGTCCTTCGTTATAGAGCTGCTTTCGTACATAAAAACGGATCCAGTTCGACAAATGCGTTTCAGCCCGCAACAGATTAAAGAAGCAAATGCCTAGATCCAACCAAGAATACTTTGCAGTAGTAATTTGCTTAGTTAATACGTaatgcttttgtttttttttttgttcttaaaaTAAACAATCACAAATGTACTTCATACTATGccagtaatttttttttaattatgtctAAAATAAAATTTGTCCAGTAATAGATAGAAAATATTGCctatataaataaataatactTTTAGGGGCAAATTTTCTTTGCCGAAATTACGTTATGCTTGTATCGTATTCGGTAATATTGATTTTTATTTCACCGATTCCTTTAAAAACCAATTAGatattaaaatcaataaattaCAATAGCGATTTTTTTTAGCGTTTTGAGTTTCCACATTGTTATTTTATCAATTATGTTAACAAAAAAAACGCTTTAATATAAATGAATTTACAATTAAATGTTGCTGTCAATATAATTTAATGGTAAGTGAATTACAAACAATTAACTAAAAAAGGAGATATATTGTATATACATCTACCTATTAACAAATAATATTCAGTAAATAGATGAAACTCCTTTCATAGTCTAATACCGTGGCTGCGTTTGTCGTACTGACGTCATTTAATGTATAATTTATATAAAGTTAATTTCTTCTatacaaagttatacaaattcgTAAGATGATACAAAAAATTAATATATTTCAATGTAATTTAATCGAAACGCTGTCCAGTCTGCGTTTCTAATTATcgtgttttttttaaaaaaaaaggacgATACTAATTCACAAAATCATTTTGAAGTAATTTTATATTGAATATGTGTAATTTAAATTTAATCTCTGCTAACTCATACAAATCTGGTTGCCGCTAAAAGAAACTCAATCCTTCCCAGTAGTTGAATTTCTGCGCCACATATTTTAAATGCAGTCCTCCTAAGCTACACGTACCTTACAGatggcaaaaaaaataaaaacgaaCGGTCATGTTGCATGCACGTAAAAATATGTATAAATACGATACATGGGATGATAACCTGAAAACAACTAATCGTTATAAATATTTTGCGATGGGTATTACTTTTAATCTTtacttttcaaatttatttgcaCAACGTTGTTCTTTCGATTATACATTTTCCTGTATATACTAAACTGACTTTGTTATCTAATTTTGTGCAGACACTTCAGGAATACAACGATGTCCTGTTGAAGTAAActtaaaaattattttaaatgaAATACTTAAACAACTTCAGTTACCGAATGCAGAATTCGGTATTCATGCAGTTACTGAAGATGAACTTAGAGGTTACGTTCGCATTCGCACTGATCATTCGTCTTCCGAAACGTTAAAAATTATCGGGATATCGTCCAAGCTTGTCGGACCGTCCCATCAAAATTGCGCAAGAAAGGCTATAAAATTTCTGAAGAGCTTATATGGATTCGATGTCCTTGATTTCAACTACTACGAGATGCAACTGGtacaacacaactacaacacTTTAAAAGCTGCCTACTACACGGCCACATGACATGAAATCCTTCCTGAAATTGAACTTCTATCGCTTTCAGATGAGGACTGAACAAATTAAACAGTGAACTCGGCTTTATCAAAACAGTAATGTTAATAGTAATGTAAATAGAAAAATAAGGGATACAATAATTGTATAATATATCTCCTGttgtttttttaaaaatgtttatttgtATTTATAAATAAAGTAATGTTTTTCTACACTTTTTATATCGAATTTTAATAGTAGTCTTTATCATTTACAATAGTAAACAACTTAAAAATGGTTGTATAATCGTCTGCAAACACAATCACTGCAATTGAAAAATGTTGGATGCCGCGTGCGGAGCACGCGACTTTCTAACTAGTCTCATAAAATTAGGATTTATAATACTTAAAAGTTCTTCAATTATGTTGATGGCGGAAGGCATGGTGGTTTGATTGTGGGACAGTGGACGGTGGTGTTCAGAGCAAGGGTATGGTGGTCCATGGTGGCCGGAGCAGGGAAGGAGAGTGCATGATGGTCGGGGCAGGGAAGGGGAGTGCGGGGTTGTCGGGTGGGATAGAGAAGGAGGGTTGTCGGGTGGGATGGGGAAGAAGGGTTGTCGTGTCAGTCGCAGGGGGATGGGAGCGCAGGGCACATGGAGGCTGACTGAGGTCGGCAGGCGTGGGGTCGGCCGGAGAAAGGGTTTCCAGCGAGTGGAGTGACCGAAGGTGGTGAATGGCGGTGAGTGGTGGTGATTTAGGGGTGAAGGGGGATTAGGGAAGGCAGGAAAAAAATTGATTTGGTAAAGGATGAAGAAATGACAAGGGTAACATTGTAAATGACGTATGTAAAAGAGTAAAATTCATATGTGAAAAAGCAATACCGTAATAAAAAACAGGTATAAATTATAGTTTATATTGTATAAGTTTTATGAACTTGTCTAAACCGTTGAACCGAAGTTATAGAAAATGAACTTAAGGGGTGTTTGGTCCGCGcgtgggtatgagtttggaatcaAGAATCATACTGgggtggtatgggtttggaacttgattccccataccatgtgtttgtttcaattttgGGTGAAATGAGATTGAACTTTGTCAAAGTTAAAAAAtctaaaatacaacattaaaaataaatatttttgatactaaaaaatcatgaaaatgtaaaaaaaaaaaaaaaaaaaaaaaaaatcatttaaaattttccatttaattttttttcatattttttggttttattacttGATACCCAtgagtatcaatctcatacccacctcccCCTGGTTATAATAAactcatacctcatgggtttgagatTGAGTATAATACCTCTGTTTTTGCCAAACAAAcacttagggggcgtttggttcaacAAAGGGAAATGGAATTGAAAcaagaaagggagagaagggcAAAGGAATGACATAACCCCTAATTTACCTACTTGTTTGGTAATAACAGGGAAGAGAATAACCCTTCAACTCACCATCAACCACATATTttctcaattacttcatttaattCCAACCTCTACCATTGCCACCGTTCACCTCCACCATTGCCACCGTTCACCTACACCACAGAGGCGCCGACGTCAACCTCTTATTGCCGGCGACACTTTAGCTGACCACTAGACCCACCGGTCATCCCCTATTATATACAAAACTCCTCTAATATAATGGGGGTTTTGATGGGGTTGGTCGCCTCTAGGAGCATCGGGGCGTTGACAAAGGTGGTCTGGAGTATCGTTGGCGCGGTGGTGGTCGTCGTCATGGTAGCAAGTGGTGGCGGGTAGTCTGTATGGTCGTAATAATAGGTGTTGATGGTGGTAATGGGTCTTGATGTGGTGGTTGGTCCACGGCGACGGTGGAGAGTCTAGCAGCAGCGACCAATCacggtggtgttggtggtggtttgaCTGTCGGTGGTGAGTgatatggtggtggtggtgagaaGTGATATGGTGGGTCAGTGGGTGACTGGGTGGGTTAGTGATGGTGAGTAAGTAAGGGGGAAACAAAATCTCATTCCCTTGGGGGATGAGGGGTAACAACTGAGAGAGATTTGGAGGTAAGGGTGGGGGTAAGGGAatgattaaaatgactaaacaaACCCTAACAAAGGGAATCAGCACTTACTTCAGGGTATCTACGGTTCAATTTGAGTTTATTACGGCTAAGGAAAGCAAAAAGAAGAGTTGTCGACGTAAGGTGGATTATTCTCACCGGTGCCGAAATCGTGTGACCCAAGCTAGTCTTCATTTGAAGAAAAGATCTTTCGTTTCTGTCGAtttttcttatcttctttgcaGGTACACCAAGAAGAAAGCTGTAGTGACTATGAGGGCTAAAAGAAAGGAGGTTGACTTATTCCACTTTGAGGAACTTTATCATCCTCCCTACAAGAAATGTCGTCTCACTATTTCTACTTTCTTTTCCTCTACCGTTAGTTCGGTTTGTTGGCTTACTAGTAGTTTCAATTATTCCGGTATGCCGGAGTTCGTATTGTAACTGAATTATTTTTTTATAATCCGAGTTtatcgttgtcaaaaaaaaagGGGAATCAGCAATTTTTATTCCCTTACCCTTTCTTTATTACCCCAAACCAAACAGCTCCTTAGTATGAGTTTCACTTATTTCAAACTCATAACTCGTACTTTTATGATTTAAACCAAATACCCCATGGGTCAAACTAAAATATCCGAGGAATAAGAAACAAATCGCAGCGAAAGTGGAAAGTCAAGACTGAAAAGAAAACGACGATCCATCACAGCTTGAGCAGCAACATCCATCAATCAAGAATGGAGGTTAAGGAAGAGCAACAAGAAGAGAGCACTCCACTTCTAAACCCTGACCTCCCATCCGAATCCGAGATcaccccaacaacaacaatgaaccGCAGCAGATCTGTCCGAACTAAGGTACCAGAAGTTGAGGTGAAGGTATACAGACAAGGTAAAGGTCCGATTGCAGAATTCAAGTCTAGTCTCGGCGGTTGGGATCAAGAccagctcgaggttcgtgacatTATGGAACAGTACGGTTTCAAGACCCTTTACGCTTTCAATTCTTCTACTTCTACTCGAGCTGTTCCCATCAGGTTCCACCCTCGGAATGGCCGCTCCTTATTGCCTTATAGGGATGGCTCCCTCATTTGCGTCGATGGCGAACCCAaggtatttttttcttttttcatttttttgcgaTACCCCCATTTCCCATATAAATGATCGTATATGTTTTGGGTTATACAACACTTATTGATGATTGCTTCGATGCTAATGAAGCTCAAAAGAAAAGATAAATTGAGGAACATATTGAACCATAGTAGGGGTTATTTGATTTGGAGTGATTGTTTCGACAAGTAATTGCTCAAAACAAACGAGATATTGAGGAAAATATTGTGATTGTATGGACGCTATATTGGTAGATTGTTTGGGGGTACTGTTTAGGCATTGGGGATCTAAGTTGGTTAGAGTAGTACATGACGATATaagatgcaattgttgaattaAGTTGCATTTTGAATTCATCGTCATTATCACCAGGTTGTTTATTTTGTTGGGTTTTTGTTACTTAGTGTAGAGAAGTGGGGAGCAATTAGTAATGGTATCGAGTTTTTGGTTGAGGTTTCGTACTAGTGCAAAAGATGGTACCAGCGCCTATTTTGTGAAGAACACTCTTAATTGCAAGACACTTTTGTAAGAGGCAACATCATTTGTAGAAGGATCATTAATATATCCTACAACTTTGTGGTAGACGTTTTGTAGTGATGCTGTAAACTACTACATGGTAAATAGGGATGTAATAATTAGTGTCAATTGTTAGGTCTTAACTAGCAAAGTAGACCAACtcgaaaaaaacaaaaagaaaaaacctAGCGAAATAGACAACTCATTGGTATAAACAACTTGTTTGGCGTGAGGAGCAAATTTAGGAAGCTTTACACTCTTTCCTTATTTCTTGATTTCCGTTCAATTATAACCTAAAACCATTGTTACAAAAAGGCGTGCTTGCGGAGTGCCTAGGTGCCATTATCGTTGCCTTAGGTACAATCTATGAGGTGCATCCAATGTGTGCAATGTGCAAACGTTGGGGCACATAACAATTCATGTACTGTAACACCTTGCTCGTGAAACATACCGACACACACTACATTTTAGGCCAAAACACTAACCTTTTTATTGTCTTGTTCGACACCCCGACAACTTGTTGCTTAAGATACTCGCTGTTAAAGTTGGAGTAACATAGATACAAATGCAATCTTTTTTAATATATTATTTAGTTTGTACTGTCATTCTACCATTCTTGTTGGCCCTCTATATTCAATTCACAATTTCGCTTCTTAAAATGTTGGCCTTTTACAAGAGGCCCTATGCACATTTTTTTGGGGAAATCTCAAAATGCATTTGTAAATATAATACACCTTGGCCTCCTGCCTTGTCACCTTGGGTAGTGGGTACTCACTTCGCGTGCCCCGAGGCCCGAACATCTTTAAAGTGAACTCaacaatttgtttttttttttggtgtatacCATTCGGTTTTATCCGTATTCTAGCCATGTAGGATCACCAGGGTGGTGACGCTTTCTCTCATGAGTTTTAACAGTGCTACATTCCTAGGGTTTGAACCCGAGACTTTTAAGCTATAACAACCCTTTACCAGTTTATCTAAGTACTCATGGGTAATTTACTAGTTTTTAGCACATGAGTTTTTGCTAGTACATCTCCAACTTCGTCACAAATCTCAAGCTTCCTTCATTTTGTGTTGCAACATTTCTTGAAAAAGGAACCGAGGCTAAGCTCTCGTCATTTCAGTTGCAGTGCTACTGATCAGTGAAAGAACTTGTTTATTTGTGGTTTGAACTACTTTTTAAGTAATAGTCATTACTTCTTTTCGTTATTGAACTGTCACATGGCAGTAAAAACTCTCACTGTGTGCCTGTTCTCAGCCTGAACCTTACCTGACCTAAATCACTGTTGCCAGGTTTAGTATTATTACCAATTTCATATTTACGTCATAGGTTTTTTTATTGCGGTGATTTTATTGGAAAAATATACACGACACAGTTCTGGGGCAGATCATTTTTAGGGTGTGTTCGCATTcgtgtcgggtcgggtcattgAAGGTTCCAGTATGTTTCGGGTGTGGTATTATGAGGTCATTTCGGGGTATGGTTTAAATTGGAGACATCAAAACTTGGGTTAGATTGGGTCATATTGAGGTTTTCCAGTTCAAGTATGGGTCAGGTCAAGTCACTTTTTCCCGATCAATGTAATACTGTGCTATGTTACTCAGACTTCTCCAGCTCTCAAGCTTTCCGTGGAGTTAAGGTTGTGCTTAGTGGACTTCGGTGTAATAATTTATGCAAAGATACTTTATGCTTTATAGACACAGCAACTCCCTACACTTGCTAAGTTGCTCTGGTGTTTTCTTTTGTATCAGTTGGTTTGTCTAATGTAGCTTTGTTCAAAATCATTGCTTATAGGCATAGCTATTCTGTGTAGGAATTCATTATTTTGGAGGTGTTGGGTGAATGGGTGGGGTGGGGGGTATTTGTCATGCTATTCTTTAGCCCGTCTCTGCTTACCTGTACCCCTTTCTGCTTATCTGTTATTAGAGCAAGTGTAATCTTAAACATGAGCTAGTAATTCGTTTCACGTCTACTTTAGTTGCTTCTTTGTAGCCCATTACATATCTACTTAAAACTGTTATTCGTGTCTTCTTTTGTAGGACTCCTTGATTAAACCCATTACAAGGATCGTGGTTGGCGTAGTCCTTATAACAATATTGATAACCTTGGTTGTAACTGAATCACCTGCGTGGGCAGAGAAGTTTAATATGAAAGGTTTTAGAATCCCTCCATGGCTCCTTACCTGTGCCATCATTGTTTTCATCCGGATGAGGAAGCGAACTAAGGACTTCCTTCAGAAGCGTGGGTGGTGTTGACAACTTTCATAGCTTCATACCGATAACATCTTTGCATTTGAGTGAGATTTTGTTTCTTGTAATAATCCTGCAACTGAATTGTCACACGGTATATTACAGGTTTATTTATGTTCTTTAATTTGTTTAAAGTTGTCTAAATGGCGTGTAGTAGTGAGCAGTCAGACCGCGGGCTTGTggaaatttggtcacaaattcGAAACCCCACCCCCTTTGTATTGAAATGGCCTTACACCTTTCTTTCACAGTTCACACCCAAAACAAACTAACCAAGTATAGCAACAAGTGGTTGGTTGTTATTGAGCTGGAGAATATTCTGCTTAATAATATCTTTTGATACAAAcaattttttatttgttttaaaatgGAGAGTATTTGTTTTCATCCTGAGAAACATTGATTTTGCTTTAACTTGAAGCTTCAAGTTCAATTCTGTAGCAATGCAACAATCTTAAAACACAGGATGAAGATTTCTACCATAGTTGCCGATTCATTACTGCATGTACGTCTTAATTATAACATGGGTTTTTCCTACTATGGTTTCTAACAGTGTATTAACAACAACTCGCTCTAATAAAAAGAGGACGAGATTACTGTCTAACGAAGTACTAATAGTTCATAATTGCATTAGCCCCATTACTTGGAAATGAATACGGTCAAAGCTCATACTGAGACATTTCAAAGACAAATTAATATCGGATTGCTAAACCAACACCATTGATTCAGTATCCACTGGTGTGCCTTCTT from Silene latifolia isolate original U9 population chromosome 10, ASM4854445v1, whole genome shotgun sequence encodes:
- the LOC141605461 gene encoding uncharacterized protein LOC141605461; the encoded protein is MEVKEEQQEESTPLLNPDLPSESEITPTTTMNRSRSVRTKVPEVEVKVYRQGKGPIAEFKSSLGGWDQDQLEVRDIMEQYGFKTLYAFNSSTSTRAVPIRFHPRNGRSLLPYRDGSLICVDGEPKDSLIKPITRIVVGVVLITILITLVVTESPAWAEKFNMKGFRIPPWLLTCAIIVFIRMRKRTKDFLQKRGWC